Within Eggerthella timonensis, the genomic segment GCAGCTGCAGATCGATGCCGCCCGCCCCCTCGATCGCCTGCTCGTAGGCCGAGCACACGGCCTCGGCGTCGGGATTCGACCCCTCGGGAACATGGGTGCGCGCCTGATCGATGTCCACATGGTCGAACAGGTGCTTCTTCATGAAGTACCGGTAGCTCTGGTCGTGCTCGGGATCGAGGCCGCGGTACTCGTCCAGGTTGAAGGTGGTGACGTCCGCGAAGCTGATCTTCCCCTTCGCGCAATCGTCAACGAGGCAGGTGTACAGGCCGATGGGCGTCGTACCCGTAGCCAAACCCAGCACGCACGTGGGATCGGCCTCGACGAACGACGCGATGCGGTCGGCCGCCTGGCGGCTCATATCCTCGGTGCTCTCAGCGATGATGAATTCCATAGAACCTCTCTCTCAGATCGAACGGATGCGAATGCGAACCTATGTCCAGAACTGGGCGGTTTCGATGATGTTCTGATACGCCCACGGGTACACGTCCGAGTACCAGCCCGTCTCGGGTACGAAGCACAGCAGCGCGCTGTACAGCACCGAAACGGCCACGAGCACGAGCAGCACCTTCATGAGGAGGTTCTGCACGACGGAGCCCGGCGTCAGATGCTCGTTCACGATGAACACGAGCAGCACCACCGCCGCCAGGAACATGAAGCTGAAGTCGGCGAAGTAGCGCTGCAGGATGCCGGCCATCTCCGCGTCGGCCAGCGCTACGATGACGCCGCCCAGCAGCAGCACGATGATGACGCCCGCGATGGTGCGGGTGGAGCGCTGGCTGATGCGCAGCTGGAGGATGCGCTTCGCGAACGGCAGCACCCACAGCACGGGCAGGCACGCGAAGATGCCGCCGAACGTGACTTCCTTGATGGTCTGCCCCATGTACGTGGTGTCGAACGGCGCCGCTTGCAGGTACGGGAACACGCCCGTCGCGCTCGGCGGTTGCAGGAAGTACGCGAACAGGGCCGGGGCCAAGCGCCCGATGTTCCAGCCGCGCTTCGTCATGTCGTTCACCGTGAGGTTGTAGTTCGCGCCGAAGTCCGTGAACGAGCCGAAGCGCGCGTAGTTGTAGGCCATCAGCCCCGCAGCCACCACGAGGTAGGGCGCGATCAGGCAGCCGAACTCCCGCGCGCCGCGCGGGGTGAGCAGCCGGCGCTTCGTGATGTACGTGCGCCAGAACAGCGGGAAGGCAAGCAGCGACAGCACGAGCAGCTGCGGGCGGCACCCCGCCACGAGCGCCATGCACAGCGACCCTGCCAGGTACCATTTCTCGGGTCCCGCCGAGGCGCGGCCCTTCATCCAGAAGTACAGGCCCCACACCGAGAACGCCAGGCCCAGCGCGATGGGCAGCGAGTAGAACGTCGGAAACTTCAGCAGGTACAGCACGCCGCAGCACATGACGAGCGGTATCTGCAGCAGCAGGTACAGCCCCAGGCTCACCCGTTTGAAATGGTAGCGCGCGAACCGGTCGAGCAGCGCCGAACAGCCCAGCACGAACGCCACCACCGCGATGAGCACCCCGATGGCCGTGGGGAAGTTCGCGCCGGTAAGCAGGTAGAACGGCAGGTAGAACAGGATGACCGGCACCACGCCGAAGTAGACGTAGTAGTGCCCTTCGTAGTACGCCACGTCGAAGAGGTAGGACTCCCCCGTCTCCTTCTGCATCTCGTCGCGTGCGCCCTTGTCGTAGGGGTCGTCGGAGTCTTGGAGCCACTGCGGCGGCTCCTCTTCCAGGTACAGCTGCCCGTGCGCCATGGCCTTCGCGAGCTCCGCGTACTGCTGCGCGTTGTCGCCGCCCACCTCGAACGTGTTGACGAGGCTCTTGCCGTCCCACGACCCGCTGTTGTAGCTTTGCGTGGCGACGCCCACGAGGTTCGACCCCAGGAACAAAAACGAGCCGAGCAGGCACACTTCGATGGCCACCGTGGCGATGATCGCCGCTTTCGATTTGCGCGGCTCGCTGACGATGCCGATACGGTAGATGGCGGAGCGCGGACGAAACGCGAACACAAGCGCCAAGAGGCCCACGCAGACGAAGAAGCGCGTCGTGTTGAAGTCGAACGGATGATGAGCGTTGATGCACACGTCGCTCAGCTTGATGGGGTAGCTCACGTCGTCGCCCGTGATCTCGATGCGCAGGTTCTTCACGAGGCCCGTGGTGTTGAGGTTGATGTACTCGCTCTGATCGCTGAACGTGGACACCTCGACGGGCGGCACGCCCACCGTGTACTCGGTGGAGTCGAAGTACGTGTGGTGCGCGTCGTCGGTGAACTGGATCTTCACCGTCAGCTGCTGGGCGGGTTGCAGGTAATCGAAGTTGAGCCAGATGTTGTGCACCTCGGTGTTGAGGTTCGAGAACTCCAGCACGTGGTTCACCGCCGTCACCTTGTACTGGTCGTCGGCAGTCTCCTGCAAGGTGAGCTTGTCGTTAAGCGATATGGTGTTGTACTTGGCCGACGTGAAATAGTTGATGTTGAACAGGAACGTCTCCAGAAGAAGCGCGATCAGCACGATGACGAGCGCGCTTTTGGCGAAGTGGACCACCGTCGGGCGGTGCCTGCTCATGAAGCCGGTATAGGCATAGGCTATGTTCTGGCGTACGGTCGGCATAATGGTAAAGAATTATAGATGAAAAAAGGCGGAGGGGGCAGCTCAAGCCCCATCCGCCTTCAAGATTGCGTGCAAAAAGCCGCGCGCGGCGCGCTTACAGACCCAGCGCCTGCTTCACATCGCCGTACACCACGTTCGGATCGCGGTCGCCGTCAATGGAGACGAGCAGGTCGCAGCCGCGGTAGTAGTCGATGAGCGGCGCCGTGGACTTCTCGTACACGTCGAGGCGGTTGCGCACCGTGGCCTCGTTGTCGTCGTCGCGCTGGTACATCTCGCCGCCGCACTTGGGGCAGGTCTCGTCGGCAGCGGTGCCGATGTAGTTGCAGTCACGGCACATGCGGCGCGAGGTGAGGCGCTTGACGATGACCTCGGGGTCCACGTCCACGAGCAGCGCCGCATCGAGCGGGCGGCCCAGCTTGGACAGCTCGGCGTCGAGCGCGACCGCCTGGGCGGACGTGCGCGGGAAGCCGTCGAGGATGAAGCCCTTCTCGGTGTCCGGATCCTGCAGACGCTCGGTGACGAGGCCGATGATGACGTCGTCGGGCACGAGATCGCCCGCGTCCATGTAGGACTTCGCCTTCTGGCCCAGCGGCGTGCCGGCCTTCACGGCGGCGCGGAGCATGTCGCCCGTGGAGATGTGCGGCGTACCGAACTCTTCGACCAGCTTGGCCGCCTGCGTGCCCTTACCGGCACCCGGCGCCCCCAACAACACGATATTCATGATGGTTCTATCCTTTCGACATACAATCGATGCGCCGTATTGTACCAAAGCCCTGCGCCGGAAGCGCATATTTCAACAGAAAGACAGGCCGCAAAGCACGAATGCACCCGGGAGGGCGCAGAGCGTGCGGAGCAACCCGCGCCCGACACCCGCAGTCCGCCTTTCCCGCTCGCGCACGCTTTTGTCAACCATTTGCAGGCATACGAGCCTGTTTTGCTTGACAGAAGCGTGCATTTACAAGTTCGATACCAGGCAGGTCGTTCGTGAGAACAAAGGCCTTTCAGAAGCTACTGCATGTGCGCCGGCCTGGTATTTTTGTACAAACCTTGTACACAGAACGGTTATGGGCAACAAAAAACGCCCTGGTCGGCTTTCTGACCAGGGCGTTTGTCTTTACGAACAGGCTACTTGAAGAAGCCGTCGTAGTTGTGCATCTTCAGCTGGCTTTCCACCTTGTTCATGGTGTCGAGGGCCACGCCGATCATGATGAGGATCGAGGTGCCGCCGAACGCCTGAATGAGCGTGTTGCCGGTGAAGTAGAAGATGATCGTCGGCACGACCGCGATGGCGGCGATGAAGATGCCGCCGGGCAGCGTGACGCGATGCAGCACGTTCTTGATGTACGTCACCGTCGCCGTGCCCG encodes:
- a CDS encoding adenylate kinase, giving the protein MNIVLLGAPGAGKGTQAAKLVEEFGTPHISTGDMLRAAVKAGTPLGQKAKSYMDAGDLVPDDVIIGLVTERLQDPDTEKGFILDGFPRTSAQAVALDAELSKLGRPLDAALLVDVDPEVIVKRLTSRRMCRDCNYIGTAADETCPKCGGEMYQRDDDNEATVRNRLDVYEKSTAPLIDYYRGCDLLVSIDGDRDPNVVYGDVKQALGL
- a CDS encoding cytochrome C oxidase Cbb3, producing the protein MPTVRQNIAYAYTGFMSRHRPTVVHFAKSALVIVLIALLLETFLFNINYFTSAKYNTISLNDKLTLQETADDQYKVTAVNHVLEFSNLNTEVHNIWLNFDYLQPAQQLTVKIQFTDDAHHTYFDSTEYTVGVPPVEVSTFSDQSEYINLNTTGLVKNLRIEITGDDVSYPIKLSDVCINAHHPFDFNTTRFFVCVGLLALVFAFRPRSAIYRIGIVSEPRKSKAAIIATVAIEVCLLGSFLFLGSNLVGVATQSYNSGSWDGKSLVNTFEVGGDNAQQYAELAKAMAHGQLYLEEEPPQWLQDSDDPYDKGARDEMQKETGESYLFDVAYYEGHYYVYFGVVPVILFYLPFYLLTGANFPTAIGVLIAVVAFVLGCSALLDRFARYHFKRVSLGLYLLLQIPLVMCCGVLYLLKFPTFYSLPIALGLAFSVWGLYFWMKGRASAGPEKWYLAGSLCMALVAGCRPQLLVLSLLAFPLFWRTYITKRRLLTPRGAREFGCLIAPYLVVAAGLMAYNYARFGSFTDFGANYNLTVNDMTKRGWNIGRLAPALFAYFLQPPSATGVFPYLQAAPFDTTYMGQTIKEVTFGGIFACLPVLWVLPFAKRILQLRISQRSTRTIAGVIIVLLLGGVIVALADAEMAGILQRYFADFSFMFLAAVVLLVFIVNEHLTPGSVVQNLLMKVLLVLVAVSVLYSALLCFVPETGWYSDVYPWAYQNIIETAQFWT
- the nagB gene encoding glucosamine-6-phosphate deaminase gives rise to the protein MEFIIAESTEDMSRQAADRIASFVEADPTCVLGLATGTTPIGLYTCLVDDCAKGKISFADVTTFNLDEYRGLDPEHDQSYRYFMKKHLFDHVDIDQARTHVPEGSNPDAEAVCSAYEQAIEGAGGIDLQLLGLGPNGHIGFNEPEDTFPKATHCVDLTESTIQANSRLFDRVEDVPRQAYTMGIGTIMAARSVLVVVEGSHKAEIVKQAFFGPVTPEVPASILQFHPNATVIVDPAAGALCK